The following proteins are encoded in a genomic region of Halomicroarcula saliterrae:
- a CDS encoding histidine kinase, with amino-acid sequence MPPLLESAIPALVGLSGGLAGWVVHMSISAVFGVVFVAALTQPRLAAVAESAGGVVGLGLAYGVILSVVAAGVVMPLWLSVVGFPSPPPLPNLGLMGLLTHLVFGLVLGASYHYLR; translated from the coding sequence ATGCCGCCTCTCCTCGAGAGCGCAATCCCGGCACTGGTCGGCCTATCCGGTGGGCTCGCCGGTTGGGTCGTCCACATGTCGATCAGCGCTGTGTTCGGCGTCGTCTTCGTCGCGGCGTTGACACAACCCAGGCTAGCAGCCGTCGCGGAGTCGGCGGGCGGCGTCGTCGGCCTTGGTCTCGCGTACGGCGTGATCCTCTCGGTCGTCGCCGCTGGTGTCGTCATGCCGCTGTGGCTGTCGGTCGTCGGATTCCCCAGCCCACCGCCGCTCCCGAACCTCGGCCTGATGGGCCTGCTCACGCACCTCGTGTTCGGGCTGGTCCTCGGCGCGAGCTACCACTACCTGCGCTGA